A genomic segment from Fibrobacter sp. UWP2 encodes:
- a CDS encoding TonB-dependent receptor — translation MKHLFAYKLTTLMLVIVAIASVAARAQESTNGEKSESAEEITNFDDVFAEETPANEGAPANASEKNSNVTVLDEMGIEGEGINEAAPVDKKTKAESVKVMDATELQGSSATIADATNRSSGVKIRQSGGMGSESKINIRGMEGKNVKVLVDGVPVDNGNGNFSVNDIPIDKIDRIEIYKSYVPERFATDGMGGVINIVTHDLPKSSITGSYGFGSFNTHKASLDAKYVWVVDSLKGRSVATGISAYYNYSDNDYEFTTPYMDTTVTRDHDRYYSYNVLPYVSLEKFFFDRMTLGVIYNAMDKEIQSNAHRIEEATANAQSYGVNLSLEKANLFVKGLSMGLSLSYAFGKEAIVDTSHTYYYGWDKNNFRENKRAFGEITMGGASHIERKNQTFVAPWNFDYAFTPNHTLT, via the coding sequence ATGAAACACCTTTTTGCATACAAATTGACAACTCTCATGCTGGTGATAGTCGCGATTGCCTCTGTGGCTGCGCGTGCACAAGAATCGACGAACGGTGAAAAATCTGAATCTGCCGAAGAAATCACGAATTTTGACGATGTTTTTGCCGAAGAAACCCCTGCAAACGAAGGTGCTCCTGCAAATGCGTCGGAAAAGAACTCGAATGTAACGGTTCTTGACGAAATGGGTATTGAAGGCGAAGGTATCAACGAAGCCGCACCCGTCGACAAGAAAACTAAGGCCGAATCGGTCAAGGTGATGGACGCTACGGAACTTCAGGGCTCCAGCGCCACCATCGCTGACGCCACGAATCGTTCTTCGGGCGTGAAAATCCGCCAATCGGGCGGCATGGGTAGCGAAAGTAAAATCAATATTCGCGGCATGGAAGGCAAGAACGTAAAGGTGCTTGTTGATGGCGTGCCTGTCGATAACGGTAACGGAAATTTCTCGGTCAACGATATTCCCATCGACAAGATTGACCGCATTGAAATCTACAAGAGCTACGTGCCCGAACGCTTCGCGACCGACGGCATGGGCGGCGTCATCAACATTGTGACGCATGATTTGCCCAAAAGTTCCATAACGGGTTCCTACGGCTTCGGAAGTTTTAATACGCACAAGGCTTCGCTCGATGCAAAGTATGTCTGGGTGGTCGATTCGCTTAAGGGGCGCTCCGTTGCAACGGGGATTTCTGCCTACTACAACTATTCTGACAACGATTACGAATTCACCACGCCTTACATGGATACGACGGTAACGCGCGATCACGACCGCTACTACAGTTACAATGTGCTGCCGTATGTCTCGTTGGAAAAGTTCTTTTTTGACCGTATGACCCTTGGCGTGATTTACAACGCGATGGATAAAGAAATCCAGTCAAATGCCCACCGCATCGAAGAAGCGACTGCAAATGCGCAGTCCTACGGCGTGAATCTTTCCCTTGAAAAGGCGAACCTATTTGTGAAGGGGCTTTCGATGGGGCTTTCGCTAAGCTATGCCTTCGGCAAAGAGGCTATTGTCGATACGAGCCACACGTATTATTACGGCTGGGATAAGAACAATTTCCGCGAAAACAAAAGGGCTTTTGGCGAAATTACGATGGGCGGTGCATCTCACATCGAGCGTAAAAACCAGACCTTCGTTGCGCCCTGGAATTTTGATTATGCCTTCACCCCAAATCATACTCTCACCTAG
- a CDS encoding FeoA family protein — protein MNNEPKFSELKKGDKAEIIGYNTGDSQYKSKLLSMGLVRGVVLQVLQVAPLGDPVEVSVLSYRLSLRKQEANVLKLRRV, from the coding sequence ATGAATAACGAACCGAAGTTTTCGGAACTTAAAAAAGGCGACAAGGCCGAAATTATTGGATACAACACGGGTGATTCTCAGTACAAGTCCAAACTTTTGTCAATGGGGCTTGTGCGCGGCGTGGTGCTGCAGGTTTTGCAGGTGGCACCGCTCGGCGACCCGGTCGAGGTGAGCGTGCTTTCGTACAGGCTTTCGCTCCGTAAACAAGAAGCCAACGTGCTCAAGTTGAGGAGAGTTTGA
- a CDS encoding TonB-dependent receptor domain-containing protein: MVQGQKLNNAGFPGHSHSVVSGLSLENNFWNERIQNVTGIKGYYYVIEAENDGEKRIQQLINDYADHKDFGYSENLRVKILDQVAVIDQFAVKGGYQHSLRFPTREEIFGDGMYVQCAPNLKPEKSDNFTAGTELDLRQIPLLLKLHLEFNWFYMLMDDRIFWNNYAAIPRPYYNSVGTKTTGFEIDAAVDINEYISLSYNLTKQDAESRETDLAFGIAKGLTVPNIPTLYMNFGAEFHIGDLLFRDDFFKLYWLANYTDEYYYSWKVSNKQDRTIPSSFSQDLGVEYSILANKLSWNFEVRNFMDELVFDKYGESKPGRAFATKIKFTL; the protein is encoded by the coding sequence ATGGTTCAGGGACAGAAGCTCAATAATGCCGGTTTCCCGGGCCATAGCCATTCGGTAGTGTCGGGTCTTTCGCTCGAAAATAATTTCTGGAACGAACGAATTCAAAATGTGACGGGCATCAAGGGGTATTATTATGTCATCGAAGCTGAAAATGACGGTGAAAAACGTATCCAGCAACTTATCAACGATTATGCCGACCACAAGGACTTTGGTTACAGCGAAAATCTGCGCGTGAAAATTTTGGATCAGGTTGCCGTTATTGATCAGTTTGCAGTCAAGGGTGGCTACCAGCACAGTTTGCGATTCCCGACCCGCGAAGAAATCTTTGGCGACGGTATGTATGTGCAATGTGCTCCGAACCTGAAACCCGAAAAGTCGGACAATTTTACGGCGGGTACTGAACTGGATTTGCGACAGATTCCGCTGTTGCTCAAGCTACACCTGGAATTCAATTGGTTCTACATGCTTATGGATGACCGTATTTTCTGGAACAACTATGCGGCCATTCCTCGTCCCTATTACAATAGCGTCGGTACCAAGACGACTGGCTTTGAAATCGATGCCGCTGTTGATATCAACGAGTACATTTCGCTTTCTTACAACCTCACTAAGCAAGATGCTGAAAGCCGCGAAACGGATTTGGCGTTTGGAATTGCGAAGGGACTCACCGTGCCGAATATTCCCACGCTCTACATGAATTTCGGCGCAGAATTCCACATAGGCGATTTGCTCTTCCGCGATGATTTCTTCAAGTTGTACTGGCTGGCAAATTACACAGACGAATATTATTACTCGTGGAAAGTTTCCAACAAACAGGATCGCACCATTCCGAGTTCCTTCTCGCAAGATTTAGGCGTAGAATACTCGATTCTTGCTAATAAACTCTCGTGGAATTTTGAAGTGCGCAATTTTATGGATGAACTCGTCTTCGATAAGTATGGCGAATCCAAGCCCGGCCGCGCCTTTGCCACCAAAATCAAGTTTACACTATAA
- the feoB gene encoding Fe(2+) transporter permease subunit FeoB, protein MPIEKEVFTIAIAGNPNCGKTALFNSLTGSNQIVGNWPGVTVEKKEGQFKLDNHTIRVVDLPGIYALFANSEDERAALDYLLKGEADLVVNILDATNLERNLFLTSQLMEKGVPMVLAVNMMDIAASRGIHVDLHKLEEILGVTAIGLTAVSPKSCEGFVNDLHKLLHNSRELPLPKAVKHSEVLEKLIEEIAVPLKPVAEKLGASPRWTAVQYLEHSGRVLELADELGVEIPHDKIEEDLGEEVEFALADSRYSYARDIAKAVIRDNTTKRTRTDKLDKLFLNRILGIPLFLIAMYLVFWFAVKVGSAFIDFFDILFGGIFVDGMTELLTKIGAPGVIVALLANGIGTGIQTVSTFIPVIFFMFLCLSFLEDSGYMSRAAFVADRFMRFLGLPGKAFVPMIVGFGCSVPALMGTRTLENKRERFLTLFLVPFMSCGARLPVYALFGAAFFGESAGALVFGIYLTGIVIALIYGLLLRHTVFMGKESTFIMELPPYHLPKVRNLFRHAWLRLKEFVFRAGKVVLIMVTVLGFMGSVGTDGSFGNDNNEKSVLSAVGTVITPVFEPFGVERDNWPASVALFTGLFAKEAIVGTLNSLYAIEGTDGAGEAGAAPAENEALRQAQGPESSFSLKSTVKEALVSVPANLVEVFTSIANPLGVKDAIEESEGAENEGAYKMMQAHFNLGRFQVLAYLLFILLYVPCLAAMGTAFRELGRFYGTLMMVFQTIIGWSLSVLFFQITCGHSTAWIVTSVALLAGVVVALVVIGRDQRKKKVFE, encoded by the coding sequence ATGCCTATCGAGAAAGAAGTTTTCACGATTGCGATTGCGGGCAACCCGAACTGCGGAAAGACGGCGCTCTTTAACTCGCTGACCGGCTCGAACCAGATTGTGGGCAACTGGCCTGGCGTGACTGTCGAAAAGAAGGAAGGCCAGTTCAAGCTCGACAACCACACGATTCGCGTGGTGGACTTGCCGGGTATTTACGCGCTGTTTGCAAACTCCGAAGACGAGCGTGCCGCTCTCGATTACCTGCTCAAGGGCGAGGCGGACCTGGTCGTGAATATCTTGGATGCGACAAACCTGGAGCGCAACCTGTTCCTCACGAGCCAGCTGATGGAAAAGGGCGTGCCGATGGTCCTGGCGGTGAACATGATGGATATCGCGGCGAGCCGCGGCATCCATGTGGACCTGCACAAGCTCGAAGAAATCCTCGGCGTGACGGCGATTGGCCTTACGGCGGTTTCGCCCAAGAGTTGCGAAGGCTTCGTGAACGACTTGCACAAGCTGCTGCATAACAGCCGTGAACTTCCGCTCCCGAAAGCGGTCAAGCATTCCGAAGTTCTGGAAAAGCTGATTGAAGAAATTGCGGTGCCGCTCAAGCCCGTAGCCGAAAAACTCGGCGCAAGTCCGCGCTGGACGGCGGTGCAGTATTTGGAACATAGCGGGCGAGTGCTTGAACTTGCCGACGAACTCGGTGTTGAAATTCCGCACGATAAGATTGAAGAGGACTTGGGCGAAGAGGTGGAATTTGCGCTGGCCGATTCCCGCTATTCCTACGCCCGCGACATCGCGAAGGCGGTCATCCGCGACAACACTACCAAGCGCACGCGGACCGACAAGCTCGATAAACTTTTCCTGAACCGTATTTTGGGAATTCCGCTTTTCCTTATCGCTATGTATTTGGTGTTCTGGTTTGCGGTGAAGGTTGGTAGCGCGTTCATCGATTTCTTCGACATTTTGTTCGGCGGAATTTTCGTGGACGGCATGACGGAACTCCTGACGAAGATTGGTGCGCCGGGTGTTATCGTGGCGCTGTTGGCGAACGGCATCGGTACGGGCATCCAGACGGTATCAACGTTCATTCCGGTCATTTTCTTCATGTTCCTTTGCCTTTCGTTCCTCGAGGATTCCGGCTACATGTCGCGTGCGGCGTTCGTGGCGGATCGCTTTATGCGGTTCCTCGGGCTCCCGGGCAAGGCTTTCGTGCCGATGATTGTGGGCTTCGGCTGCTCGGTGCCGGCGCTCATGGGCACGCGTACGCTCGAAAACAAACGGGAAAGGTTCCTTACTTTGTTCCTGGTGCCGTTCATGAGCTGCGGCGCGCGCCTCCCGGTGTATGCGCTGTTTGGCGCGGCGTTCTTCGGCGAAAGCGCAGGGGCGCTCGTGTTCGGAATTTACCTGACGGGCATTGTGATTGCCCTGATTTACGGTCTGCTCTTGCGCCATACGGTTTTCATGGGCAAGGAATCGACGTTTATCATGGAACTGCCGCCTTACCATTTGCCCAAGGTGCGCAACCTTTTCCGCCACGCATGGCTCCGCCTCAAGGAATTCGTTTTCCGCGCGGGCAAGGTCGTGCTCATTATGGTGACGGTGCTCGGCTTTATGGGCTCCGTCGGCACAGACGGAAGTTTCGGTAACGACAACAACGAAAAGTCGGTGCTGAGTGCCGTGGGCACGGTGATTACGCCGGTGTTCGAACCCTTCGGTGTCGAACGCGACAACTGGCCTGCTTCGGTGGCGCTCTTTACGGGGCTCTTCGCAAAAGAGGCAATTGTCGGAACGCTCAATTCGCTGTATGCCATCGAGGGCACGGACGGTGCGGGGGAGGCTGGCGCAGCTCCAGCCGAGAACGAGGCCCTTCGGCAGGCTCAGGGACCTGAGTCGTCATTTAGCCTCAAATCGACGGTGAAAGAAGCTCTCGTGAGCGTCCCGGCGAATTTGGTAGAAGTCTTTACCTCGATTGCGAACCCGCTGGGCGTCAAAGACGCTATCGAAGAAAGCGAAGGTGCTGAAAACGAAGGCGCGTACAAGATGATGCAGGCGCATTTCAACCTGGGGCGTTTCCAGGTGCTGGCCTACCTGTTGTTCATCTTGCTCTACGTGCCGTGCCTTGCCGCCATGGGAACCGCCTTCCGCGAACTCGGTCGCTTCTATGGAACGCTTATGATGGTGTTCCAGACAATTATCGGCTGGAGCCTCTCGGTGCTTTTTTTCCAGATAACCTGCGGACATTCAACCGCATGGATTGTCACCTCGGTGGCGCTCCTTGCCGGCGTGGTCGTCGCACTCGTTGTCATTGGCCGTGACCAGCGCAAGAAGAAGGTGTTCGAGTAG
- a CDS encoding metal-dependent transcriptional regulator, which translates to MEQVKLSQSLEDYLEMVHMLRLANGIARVRDIAAALKVKMPSVAKAVIELKKLGLVTQEPYSGIELTSEGALVASQILNRHILLKGFLIKLGVSEAIADKDACCMEHILSAETLEKIEEFVNSPNTGATAKKSNAAKSKKK; encoded by the coding sequence ATGGAACAAGTAAAGTTAAGCCAGAGCCTTGAAGACTACTTGGAAATGGTGCACATGCTGCGCCTTGCGAACGGGATTGCCCGTGTCCGCGACATTGCGGCGGCGCTCAAGGTCAAGATGCCGTCGGTTGCTAAGGCGGTGATTGAACTTAAGAAGCTCGGCCTTGTGACGCAGGAACCGTACAGCGGTATCGAGCTCACTTCGGAAGGTGCGCTTGTGGCGTCCCAGATTCTGAACCGTCATATTTTGCTGAAGGGATTCCTGATCAAGCTCGGCGTGTCCGAGGCGATTGCCGACAAGGACGCCTGCTGCATGGAACACATTCTTTCGGCGGAGACTCTCGAGAAAATCGAGGAATTTGTGAATTCCCCCAATACGGGTGCGACGGCGAAAAAGTCGAACGCCGCTAAATCTAAGAAAAAGTAA